The genomic window gtgtatgtgtatggtcagataaaatcaaaatatttcatgtgttattttaaaaaaatatgcagtAAGAGATAAAACATTGTAACATATCACAGCAGTTAACGGTACGCTGACTATTTTCAGCATCAGCCTAATAAAGCCACAAATTTCCCAGAGTGCATCCTAACCTTAAAATACTGTCCATTACTGTCATCCCTCATTAAGTCATCGAGATCACTGTGATTCATGCAGAGTCTGTCCAGAGTCCAGCTGAACAGCAAGATTAACTGTCTCATGTAATACATAGAGATTAACACTTAGTTTGGTCCTCTCAGTCAAAGAAAATGCTTTCCTGACATCCATGTGAGCAGCAGTCTGCATCTTCAAAAGGTTAAGCAATGAAATTCCATTTCAGTCTTTCtctgcaaataaaacacacaaaatacaatGAGTagggttatttttttctttcaaatacAGTATTTTAAGTAATAATCACATTAATATTCATACTTTTAAATTCACAGctgacaaagaaaacacagacatcagAAGTCAGTCTTTGGCttctctcaaaaacaaaaggtACAGAGATGGTTGATTTTCCATGTTTAACTagaacacacactgacataggcgctcacaaataaataaataataataatagtgatatATAAAAAATTCTAGCAAGTTTTAAATACGTAATATGCCCACAATGCAAAAATTATCCATTAAAATATCATTATGCTGTACGAGTCTGCTGTGGATGTACATGTTTGTCCCACACTGCAATGTTAAAGGGAAACTGAAGCTCTAGTCGCAGctgcaaaaatgtaaataacatGTGAATGCTTGTACGACACCTCAAGGTAAATCTTACAATATAAAACGCAGCACTGTAAATCTTTAGAAACTCACCTTGGaggctttctatttcctgaGAAACATCTTTACacacagcagccagcagctctTCCTTTGGCTTCAGTCCATCCAGATAGACTGAAAAGAACCCAGATGGACGTCATTTATATCATCTTTAAACACAAATCTGCTACAGTGATATAAGTTTCACTATTTAACGTCACATGTGAGGCCTCAAACACATATATATCATAACCGCTTAGAATAAATCACGGTTTTTATTCCATCAGCATCACATACTGCCTCATCTCACCAATTCCAGACACCATGCTCTCCATCTCCTGCTGGTTTCTCAGGTACATCGGCCACACGTATCCGTCAAAGTATCCTGGAGGATCCGGAGGTGTGTACACCCTTGTACTGTCAATCAGAACAACATACatcatggaaataaaatcaattaaaagggtaaaacgaacaaaaaacaaatggtgTATTGATTATAAAACCTGATACCTTCGTCTCATCTTGCAGACATCGTATGGTATTTCCATGAAGTACCTTTTGCAAAACAGCTCATTCAGAGGCCTGGAAAGgtgaaataaatgacaaaaacatcacagttaTAGCGTGATGCGCCAAAATATCACATTACAAATATTAAGACATGCGTTtttatgttattaaaaaaatcctGGGGGACAGCTAGCCCTTATAATGGAAGATGAAACATTACTGAATGATTactttccaaaaacaatttaaGTGTAAATCCCTGGaacaacataaatacatttaagagaggagaaaatattGTAATGATTTTGTTTACTTATGTCTGCTATCATGTTTACAACCAATAACTCATGATATAATCCTTGAAAAGTGCATGCATCATTTTTCAGTAAAGTTTTATCTTAATTTCCAGTTAAGTTTCCTAGAAAGAACTGTGCAATTTAGTACTAATTATAAGGAAACTACAACgttcatttattttagtttagttaattgTGTTGAGTTTGTGTTGTTGATTCCCACAAGAATCTCACTGAGAGAAATTTGAACCTTAATATGTAGCCAGTGTCTAAATATTGATGGAAACTTTGTTAGCCATATATGTTAACTTGCATTTTGTCAgaatttattattttcaagCCCATTTTCACACTGCACCAACTGCATTTTCTCTAAAACTAGTACCAAGTTACACACGTTCTTAGGAACTTGTAAAATAAAGAGCAGATTagaaactgaaataaacacagTAACTTCACTGAAGCCTCTCTTGTGTACCTGTGGTTGAAAATGAGGAAGCCCTCCACTATCAGCACATACACCTCCTCACCCACTGATGGTGTCTCTAGCTTCAGGCCTCGCTGCCTCAGGTACGACTCAGGATCTCGTCGCCACGAGTCGATGTCGCTCATCATCGTGTCCATGTGGAGAGCATCGAGCACTGCAACATAATGCAACGAGAAGgattttcttttgcatttttgatgACAGATTAAACATGTTAGTAATTTATCAGCAAACATTCTTTAGTTTGAGCtagatttcctgcttttctctgtttttatgacattttgatttgaaattgTAATGAATATTTTTCAAGAATTGATATATACAATTAAGATTAATAAATGTGGCCCTAAATTTCTTTATATTATTAagatgtttagttttatttattctgttaagtatttatttgtttattattctatgctttcacAAGAAGAGCGTCTAAATGCTGTTTCAAATAcccttttttcaaatttggtggAGAAATATTACACTTAAATATTCCTTTTTTTGCCTGAAAGTATTCAATTTCACATTGgctttacatttacatacaatttacacatttttacagcctcCCTACCAAGGACTTGACCTTAGTATGCTTAATGGTAGCTACTCCCGTGTATCCATCCATAAATCTGTACACCATTTTCAGATATCCATTTACATAACCAcaatttgcacatttttacaacCTCCCCAGGTAGCTACAACTCcaaaaatcacaccaaaaataCCAAGGACATGACCTCAGTGTCCTTAATGGTAGCTACACTCTTGCATCCATCCTTTCATCCATAACTGTCCACTATTTTCAGATGCATGGATAGATGGACTACAGCTGCACAGAAAATGTCGAGCAAAATAACATGTCCTTACTGTCATATTGCTTAAACCCATTGCTGTCCACAGGTACCACAGAATCATCCTGCAGAAAAGAGCATCCACTGTCGTCACACAGGCTCTCACATTTCCAGCATATTGTAACTGCGAACGTTTTAAAAAAGCAatgatatgaaataaataaatctaccTTAAAATATGAATCCTGTGCAATGACACAGCTGTTGGGGATCTGTTGGTGTAGACTTGTCGCAAGAGTAGATTTTCCTCCATTGGTCATCCTGAAAGAAAAATAGCACATACCTCTAAGTTATTATTTGAACACGAGTCACATGAGGAAATATTGCAAAGGAGAGTAAAGACATCCTGCACACTGTCAGGACTACATCTAATCATAGACTTTTTTCAGGCATCTCTGCAGGATGTGCATAAGCCAACACTTAATTTGACATtaagaaagttaaaaaatatatctgtGTGCCACTTCTACTGAATATTTATATCAGAATATTTACCTGCATGTCCATACAGTGAACTGatgtcaaaataaacaaaaaactggACTCTGTCACACGTTAAACATGTGTGACTTTTCCTCTGCAAAGAAACCAACTCTTATCAGTCTTATCTGGCACATGGCTGTCACATGCTGTATTGATCTGGTGGCTTTCTTGATGCCCCACTGCATGTATGTTAGCCAGTATTAACAATTAGTTTTATAATAGGAGGCTGATGCATTTGCTGGTGCCGTTCTGTGACTGGTTTTGTAATTTCCCACAGTTGCGCAATAAACAACCAAACAGCATTTTAGAGATTAAAGCTGATTTGTCTgattaaacaaaatgaaaagtttccATTTTATATCTTGCAGGTCTACATGTGGTTTAAAAATGTAAGCATGCAAAATGCTATCTGAGGTCCAACAGGCTACTGTATCTGGAGGCAAAATGATCCAGAGAGAACAACATCAGGCATGTCAGGAGGTCAACACAGCAACATGTGAATGTTCACAGTCCTCAGGATTTACTCACCCGCCAACTCCAACAACCACAGTCCTCATCTCAGTGTTTCATACGTGAAACTGGTAAaagctgaataaataaaatctcaTGTGCAGACTTTACTAGGACGAAGGCATGTCAGTGGCTACTGCTACAACAACTTTGTACTCTGATGTGTTTCCGCTCTTAGACGCTCGTGATTGGCTGATGTAGCCGCACGTCACTCGTGTCCTCCCcattgagggaaaaaaaaaattaaagtatgATACAGGCCTGCGGATAAATTGATCGTGTTAAAACAGAGATCTATTGAATAAACACGTAACAAAGtacaagttaaaataaaaataagtaataagTAATAACATATGTTAAATGAAGtggagttaaataaaaaaaccgATTAGAAAATACACtgtgaaaaaatgaataaataaaaatgaatgaatagaaTCAAAATAGAACTAATATAACCATTGTTAAAGCATTAAAATAGTATGTAAAATAAGTAATGCATGAAAATATAGCagtaatagaaataaataaatacaaataaaataaagtagtaaaaatatgttaaatgcAGTGCAATATAATAAAAACTGTTATTGAATACAtagtgaaaaataataaataaataaataaaattgtagcagaaataaatgaacaaatatttaTAAATGTTAAGATAGAGATACAGTAGTATaaagaataaaatgaattaGATTGTACAGAGTTTTAatcaaaaacatcatcaaaacatttacaaaggTTACGCTATGTGAGGTCAAGtccaatataataaataaaaattgcagtagaaataaatggataaattttgataaataataacgtggaaaaagtaaaatgtaCCATGCGGTGTTAATGcagtgtttgtaaaaaaaataaattaaataaaataaaataaaataaaagatagaatagaagaagaaaggaatgaataaatccaaataaattaaataaataaataaataaaataaaaataaaatagaatacagTTTTCAGGGTTTGCATAcaaaaaatcatcaaaacatttttttaaattatgttaagtaggtaaaatatttatttgatcAGTTGagcaattaaaaatgtaacgtcaaaaaatagaataaaacctAATAGAGTAGATTAGCTGTTACAGGTTTAGCTTGGCGCATGCGCAGTCGAACTTTTCCGCCTAGCCAGTAGTGCCACAGCACTTCCTCATTGGCAGTTATAGCAAAGAGTTCAGACTCCAGCGACGTTTGTGACTGAAATAACACTCAGCGCGTTTCGTTTTATTTAATATCCGAGCCTTGCAAATGTCGAAGCCTCCTCCCAAGCCGGCCAAACCAGGTAAGACTTATGTTACGAAGATTTGTAGTTTAAATTCAGCCATAACTTCAGCTGTGTCTCTTGCGAGGACTACACACCTTGTTGGCGATGTGAGCTTAATGGGCGGGCGGTGAGCACTTCACTGAGTGACTTTTCTCTCGTTGTTTTCTGTGAAACTTTCAACCCACAGTGCAAAGAAAGCTCTTAAACTCTGATTAATACCAATATCCGTTTTAACCGAGGGGACCAGGACTACAGTGGAGTTGGTAAAAGTGCCTTCACTGTTGATTGACAGGGGGATCCAGCTCTCAGCAGCAGGCCTCTGTGACTTCCCTATTTCCATCACTCATGCAAGGAGAGTACCGTCATTCAGTGGCTTTAGGTCGTAGGTTAAGAGGTGATGATGAGTCTACATCCTCAGTGACATCAGTCTTACTTCCTGCAATAACAGTCTGTGCAGCTATTCTGGTAACTCCTTCCCAGAGATTAGGAAATGTGTCTGTTACTTACAAAATGTTGGGGCATGCATGCTGTTTGTGCATGCAAGGGGTTTCCCACAtgcaaataaataacatttaccTTGTGAAACCCATAGATTGTGTCTGTGCAACAGGTGTTGTCATAAGTAATGACAGGTGTAAAACAAAGTTAGTGTGGGAAGcaacaataaacaaactgaGCCACCTTTACATTTGCAGTAAAATGtacactcagttgccagtttataaGGTATTCAGTGtgcaaaacatacacacacacacctttctaTCATGTTTGCCTCCCTAGGACTTGCAACACAAAACACTTCCTTAAAAGTAAAGTACAAAGTTTTCATTCATCTGAGCTCAAATgcaataaaatcacattttaaggGAGCGTTGTACAGTGTTGTGAGGCCTTCAGAGGCAGAAatcagtttattaggtacaccttttTAAAGTCTAATGCAGTTTATTGCAACAGCTGTGCAATAAATCCTAAATTAAAGAAGGTTATAGTGTTCGGTCTCTGTTAAAACTGTGTTAAAGAGGTGTTTATTCAACTTTATGGCCATCTTGGCTGCACTGCTTTACATCATACTGAGGGGTGTTTAAATATTTAGTCTTCCCTCGATGCTATAGACGAAATGAGATGGACAGAAtctgaaaaactgaacatcataAACTTCATGAAGATAGGATTTATTGCAGGGATGAGGTATTAGACGGCAGTAGTCTTCGATAGTTGTACTAAAGTGGCAGCTGAGTTTATTTCTCTTTGGTCATATTGTGTTTATCAGGTAAAAGAAGCAAAAAAGAACACCGAAACATCTTCACATGTCAAGAAAAAGCGATTAGCATGTCAGAAAGTAGCTTAAAGCATCTAAATAATCTATGAAAAACATTCCTTGGGATGACCACAGGCACATTTCCGCAGACATCTGTGTAGTATGTCATTTTCTGCCTGCTAGCTGTGGCCCTCTGAAAACCGAGCACAATGCTCAAATGACAGACACATCATTATCATTCATACTTTTCATGTTTATTCATGAGTCAGCGCCACGACACCTGTGTGTGACAGCAGGTGAGATCGTCTGTCTTGACAGATGGTGGATTGGGGCGCTGTGGGAGAGCCTTCAGTGTTATTAGTGGAAGTCAGTGACTCATATTGTCACAACTGATGTAGCTTTATGCAGTAATTTACACAGAGGCAATTCGTGTGAATGGCTGAGGAATCACTACCTACATGAGTTTTACTGTGTCATGAGGATCTTACACTAGGTATATTAATGCCCCTGGTTCAAACCTTAATGTCAGATGATTTTGCTCCTCAAGTAAGTTTGAATTAATCTGTCCCAGCTTCAGGACTGCTGGTCTGTCACTGTCCCTCTGATGGACGTTTGAAGACCAATGTAATTTTGCTACAATAATCAGTGGGTACTCGAAGAGATCTTTACACATGCTGTagtacctttttttaaaatggtgccCGGCCACCTACACCCTGAAAAATTTAACAGGACCAGGCTTGTGAGATAACATTTTTGTgctcccttttttttccttcgaAATCAGCTCGTTATAGGAGGAACAGGTTTCAGTTTTTGTGTCAAGCAGGAAGTTAGAGGGAAATACTAGAGAGCTGTGTGTATTCTCTGGTGTAAAACATTAACGTTTCTGTGCTAATGACTCGTGGTATCATATTTTGGGAGGCTTAGATGGTTAGGATTTATGGGTGGGACTTTGAACAGGAATGAAGAATCACCACCAAGatcagacatgttttttttcttgctcttgcaataaaacaacacagctgGAAGTCATCAAAAAACCCCACAAGCAAATAAAATATACTGACAATGTTCTGCTCGCACTGAagacatttttcttcttttttttttgtgtgtgctagAATAAATCCTAGTACGTGCCGGAGGCTTTAAAAAGCAAGGAGAACATGGACCAGTCTGCACaggcttttgtgtgttttaagcGACATGACCAGGCCTGCAGAGTCGACATGCTCGCTGTGTTGAACAGAGCTGGGCTTGTGCAGCAGCTCAGCCTCTCTCATTCTGAAACACTGAGACAGTGTGTTAGCTAAATAGAAACCCAGAGTAACGGCAGAGGGGAGTCACCACCGTCATACATTTAGACCTGCTGACTGAAGACATCAGCTTCTAACAGCCTTGTGTGTCCAGAAATGCACtttacatatataaataaatacatcagcATTAGTTTTAGAGAAGCTCTGCATGGGTCAACGGCAGCTTCATTACACTTTGTCAAATTCTGGCTTGTGAGGATCAGTCATGTTTGTCTCTTAGTTTGTTGGTTTATTTGACTGGGAAACAAACTACAGATAAACATTGTTACATAGATAGAAGTAAAAAGACGTGGTAATATTAATCTTTATTTCCACAGCACCTTAACAAGTAACAGATTGCACCATGTAAATTACACAATAAGAATGCATGAGAGGACTAAAAATACTCTGCAGCATACAAAAACATCACCAATAAAAAGCTTTATCTTGTGTCCAGCTTGCACATATTTGCAGCCGTCATCTGTggttagattaaaaaaaaatggaaacaactaaacaaaaagataaaagaaactCAGGATAGAAGCGATAAAAcagactgtgtgcatgtgtatgtaacgtgtgtgtgtttgctttagGGACTGTTATGGACATGTCCAATCAAGGCGTgtccaacaaaacaaatgtttaaatggGAAGTGACTAGAGTGAAGCACTGTATGATGTTAATCTACAGATCTGATGCAAATCAGAAGCATTGCATGGCCCATGCATGCAATTAGAGTCTGGTTATCTGAAAACAAAGCTGGCACTTTGGCCTCAGTGTATCCAGCTCATTAGTCTGTTTAGTaaactgtatgtgtatgtagtAAACGTAACATACTGAACATAACTTCAGGCATTGTTTAGTCCCAGAAATCTGCATTTGGTACAATATATGTGAAAGTGAAATATGGCACTGCTTCTTTAAGCTCCTTTGTTGGTCTCCGTGAACTAGTTCAGCTGTGGGCTAAGGCCACAACCACTCTGGTAGCATTCCAGCAGCAGAGTTAATGCCAGGCTCGACAGCGAGCCATCACAGGCCCCGAGGGCAGCTACCTCAGGGCTGCACACATATAAGGACCAGCTATGTGTTTCTGTCCCTGCACTGCATGTAGAAGTGTGTATTGTTGTTGGCTGCAGCAGAGTTGTGTCAGTGAACACAGGCACTACAGAGCAGACTTTAGGAGCTGTGTGTCTGAGTTGTGTTGCTCGGGGAGGGCAATATTCAGTTGGCTCGTGATGGATATGATGTATGATGTTGACACCTCTCTGATTTATTGCACTTGTATGAGAGTAATCTACCACAATAAAGCTGCATTGAGCGCCGACCCACAGGCTCGTTGCAGTGAAACGAAGCTGTTATTCTGCAGGGCTGTGAAGTGGCAGCTTGTGTGGTTTCACCTCACTTTCTCTATATTCTCCAGTACAATGTGCTCTGTTTACCACTGTTATGCACACAGGGATGAGGTTAACGTGCCACAAACAGTCTGTGAAGATTTCATCTAACATGAAACCTGTGTTTTCTCTTCGCTAGGCCAAGTCAAGGTGTTCAGAGCGTTGTACACCTTTGACCCCAGAACGGTGAGTTTCTTGTTGTTTCTAATTTGTGATAATTGTGGGAGACCGCTTtcttttaagtttattttcattattgattaatttgaCATACCTCTTCCATGGGTTTTAATGTATGAAATAGTGCAAAACAACTGCTAAATCTACTGGGGTCTTGTCTCCAATGTGCAGATTTTGTAACACTGACATAGAATATAAATCACATATTTTGGTACTGGCCTCCAGTTGCAATGCTctggcaaaaataataaataaaacaatataataaataggCAGAATTGCACATGCAGACTGTATTCATGAGTGATTACCCCTCACAAAAATCACTTTACGGTGGAGACATTAATCGCAAAAAACAATGACGTATGTATAAGACATCTGCTGCCTGATGGAAAAATACTGAGATTAGCAAAGTGGTGTTAATAAATGGATGGGGGAGATGcagattgtttttaaaatgttaatcacTTAGTCTatcaaatgtgatgaaaaatgtccatcacggtttcttaaaattgctttttttgtaCAATTAATAGCCCAAAACCAAAAGATATTTAGAGGAACTATATGCGACATTCAgcacattaatatagcagcaaaccactattttcTATATAAAGATATAAGTGGGAGTAACCGcgccctgagcagagaatgaagtcatgctccatttgtgtgtgttgtaatttgagcttctctgttcttcaTTGTGGCAGACAATCCAGCCACAGGTGCGTGtcagtgcctgtgtgtgcatccTGCTCGCTTGCTAATTATCGCCCTGCCGCTCTGCACTTTCCCCCCAGGTTAACATCATTAGCTCTGTCAGGACTGTTGCCATAGTTAGCACTGTTCAAGCTGTGAGTCGCAGCTCAGCTACCagcatgttgagagccgtgtgcagacaacctttgaatcatagatatgctctgattATTATACAGAGCTCCTCTTAAATAACTTTCAAATATGACTCAAAAGAAGCAAACCACACAGGGTTGAGAcgatggaaaaaataaatgactaaaATCATTCATTAATTATCAAAGGAAacagttgcagattaattttccgTGGATTGACTCAGTAATGAATTGATTACTCATTTCAGATAAaaccactgaaataaaaataaaaattcatcaCCCACTAAACAGTGTCACTAATCCGTCTTTTACGTCCTCCATAACATTTAGAGGTTAAACCACATTCTAGTGACGACTGTTTGAGTTGTTGGTGAACAGTAAAAAGGGGAAGACTGGGGGGAAGTGTAGCACAAAAGTCAGTCTTAAGATCAGAACACTGAACATCAGCCTGGAGTTAACCatgtcttattttttattttccagccAGACGAGCTGTTCTTTGAAGAGGGAGACTTCCTTTACATCTCTGACACAGTAAGTAAAACCTCAGAGATTCAGCTGACGTTTTCCACTTCCAGTCGTCTTGTCCCGTTCAGATTGAATTTTCACTTCCCTTTTCTTTGGAATCTCAGTGTTGCACTCTTTGCATTTTGTCTCCCTTTTGAGTTTCCATTTTCCGCCTTTTGGTTAATTTCTTTTCCCCTTTCATTTGcacttttctctccttttttatgTCACGACTACTGTCCTTGTATTAGTATTTTATTTGCTCACTTTCTCCTGTTTGTCTCTTCTCATTTGCTTCAATgactatttttaaattaaataaatatatttttgctttactATTATCCTCAGAGTGACAGTAATTGGTGGAAAGGCACATGCCGAGGAAGGACAGGACTGATTCCAAGTAACTATGGTGAGTAGACAATACAGACAAGCAAACTTTGAATTTCATTACATGATAATAATACAAACATTTGTCCCTAGTTATTGTGAATCATAGACAATGCACTAAtgatcttgtttttctttcttttagtgGCTGAGCATGCAGAGTCTATTGACAATCCAATGCACGAAGCAGCCAAACGAGGTGCAAcaactattattttttttgtgtgatgtttttctgtGAATCATTTCTTTCAATCCAAGAcagttctctctctgtgtggagacaaaaaaagacaacctTGACCTTGATAACGTCTGttctgtttctgctgaagagctgtGACACTGTTTGCATTATTAGTATTCAactctgtgtgtgctttgtgtgtgtgtgtatgtttgtgtattttaacaGGCAATCTGAGCTGGCTGAGGGAATGTGTGGAAAACAAGGTCGCAATCAACGGGTTGGATAAGGCTGGAAACACTCCCCTCTACTGGGCATGTCACGGAGGACACAAAGGTAACAATAGTTGTTATAAACATGTAAAGATTTACTTTACACAAAATGGCATTTATGGCATAGATTGATCAAACTCTGTACCCTGCTGACACAATGACTGAATGGAATTACATAAATCTCAAATTGTGACACACTGGCAGATTTGTTTTACATGAGAAGTGAAGTACAGAGAAACAGGAACTTGGTTGATGACAGTGCTCAAGTTCTTCCATGTTCTTACATTGTTCCTGCATGATTGATATGTGATACATCTCAT from Epinephelus moara isolate mb chromosome 8, YSFRI_EMoa_1.0, whole genome shotgun sequence includes these protein-coding regions:
- the nmrk1 gene encoding nicotinamide riboside kinase 1 — protein: MRTVVVGVGGMTNGGKSTLATSLHQQIPNSCVIAQDSYFKDDSVVPVDSNGFKQYDMLDALHMDTMMSDIDSWRRDPESYLRQRGLKLETPSVGEEVYVLIVEGFLIFNHRPLNELFCKRYFMEIPYDVCKMRRSTRVYTPPDPPGYFDGYVWPMYLRNQQEMESMVSGIVYLDGLKPKEELLAAVCKDVSQEIESLQEKD
- the ostf1 gene encoding osteoclast-stimulating factor 1; this encodes MSKPPPKPAKPGQVKVFRALYTFDPRTPDELFFEEGDFLYISDTSDSNWWKGTCRGRTGLIPSNYVAEHAESIDNPMHEAAKRGNLSWLRECVENKVAINGLDKAGNTPLYWACHGGHKEVVEVLLSQPNVELNQQVRCVQKNSFGYESKFADGSETSRWWYLNFQSNSYCKICRIGTSFLTLYCQTRTFDNAGIAAFPFKLQ